In one window of Zhongshania aliphaticivorans DNA:
- a CDS encoding ShlB/FhaC/HecB family hemolysin secretion/activation protein, which yields MAIDLPPVIPPQLATPAQVSAYSAVSAAEVSAVINGTNVRVLGNSYLADADIKSILSSAKTPAEGIINLTKQYYQSGHLLVRIRYAREGDDVVVYVEQLTLSDIRVEDNIRPHFEDLIGDSDLSISEFDRSRILANLKAERGGYNYSMSYEETGNNSVALVMTKAAAEDYDSTDFILEANNKGSRFLGRYFGLAGLKHRFESGTELSLAYQTTFTEFGDALDGESLDQFSLSIDHPFVSGLYGVDLSYVEYSREPSVTLVQTGFCLLGLLGCGTTTTVTTVNLDAEILQAAFRGEQIVFSSVDSRLSVTEKISHIDSTLEQAGTSSKLLEETYQVVDIGVKYQKARYKTEELPAAQLNVGLNFLAGFGDGGTLDNYDNYQTAYLAQYPGTTPPDVVPAARTAEFLALQPSARYMIRVDDDTLLSFSANGQFADEQLPQQQQFVLGGMNTLSAYLPGVLVGDEGYYINASLEKTFTWSDYKISPSVFAEYGASWFNNTNSEFGETQSIADAGLRLRITFSDALFTELVAALPVYDDVNDSDELSALEADFFWRIRFTF from the coding sequence ATGGCAATCGATTTGCCCCCCGTAATACCACCGCAACTAGCCACACCAGCTCAGGTCAGCGCCTATAGCGCAGTATCTGCGGCAGAGGTTTCAGCAGTCATTAACGGAACGAATGTTCGCGTTTTAGGTAATAGCTATTTAGCCGACGCCGATATTAAGAGCATCTTAAGTAGCGCCAAAACACCTGCCGAAGGCATCATCAATTTAACTAAGCAGTATTATCAAAGTGGTCACCTACTAGTCAGAATTCGTTACGCACGCGAAGGTGATGACGTTGTAGTATATGTTGAGCAACTCACACTGTCTGATATTCGCGTTGAAGATAATATTCGCCCACATTTTGAAGACTTAATTGGCGACAGTGACTTGAGCATTTCAGAGTTTGACCGCTCACGCATCTTGGCAAACCTAAAAGCTGAGCGCGGTGGCTACAATTACAGCATGTCTTACGAAGAGACCGGCAATAATTCCGTCGCTTTAGTTATGACTAAAGCAGCAGCCGAAGATTACGACAGCACTGACTTCATACTCGAAGCCAACAATAAAGGTAGCCGATTCCTAGGACGCTATTTCGGTTTAGCAGGTCTTAAACATCGCTTTGAAAGCGGTACCGAATTATCTTTAGCCTACCAAACGACATTTACAGAGTTTGGCGACGCTCTGGATGGTGAAAGCCTAGATCAATTCAGCCTCAGCATTGACCACCCCTTTGTAAGCGGCCTCTACGGCGTTGATCTATCTTATGTTGAATACAGCAGAGAGCCTAGCGTAACGCTAGTCCAAACTGGTTTTTGCTTACTGGGTTTATTAGGCTGTGGAACTACAACCACGGTAACCACGGTCAATCTAGACGCAGAAATTTTACAAGCGGCTTTTCGTGGTGAGCAAATCGTATTTAGCAGTGTAGACAGCCGTCTATCTGTCACAGAAAAGATATCGCATATTGACTCGACCCTTGAACAGGCCGGTACCAGTAGCAAATTACTGGAAGAAACCTATCAAGTTGTCGATATCGGCGTGAAATATCAAAAAGCACGCTACAAAACCGAAGAACTGCCTGCAGCACAACTGAATGTAGGACTAAATTTCCTAGCTGGCTTTGGCGATGGCGGCACACTCGATAACTACGACAACTACCAAACGGCATATTTGGCACAATATCCCGGCACAACACCTCCTGATGTAGTGCCAGCTGCCCGTACCGCTGAATTCCTCGCTTTGCAACCCAGTGCTCGCTACATGATACGGGTTGACGACGATACCCTATTGTCGTTCAGTGCAAACGGCCAGTTCGCCGATGAACAATTACCTCAGCAGCAGCAGTTTGTTTTAGGTGGTATGAACACCTTAAGCGCTTACTTACCCGGTGTTCTAGTGGGTGATGAAGGTTATTATATAAACGCAAGTTTAGAAAAAACCTTTACTTGGAGCGATTATAAAATTTCGCCTTCGGTGTTCGCCGAATACGGTGCTAGCTGGTTTAATAACACCAATAGTGAGTTTGGCGAAACCCAAAGCATTGCCGATGCTGGTCTGCGCTTACGCATAACGTTCTCTGACGCCCTGTTCACTGAACTTGTTGCCGCCCTACCCGTTTATGACGATGTAAACGACAGCGATGAACTAAGCGCCCTAGAAGCTGACTTCTTTTGGCGAATCCGCTTCACTTTCTAA
- a CDS encoding class II aldolase/adducin family protein produces MEWRKERGQLIAALHGMDSAQLSPGASGNASVKTADGGMLISATGQVAAHARPLDLVYIDAKGKTGDGQLKPSSEWRMHWQIYQDHPSAGGIVHCHSRFATVLACQRRSIPAFHYMVAIAGGDSIPCAPYALYGSEALSQEVSRTLFERKACLLANHGQIAYNSDPVKALSLAKEVEALAANYYYSLQNGGPTLLSEQEMRDVLSQYANYGCQK; encoded by the coding sequence ATGGAGTGGCGAAAAGAACGCGGCCAACTCATTGCCGCCTTACACGGGATGGACAGCGCTCAACTCAGCCCCGGAGCTAGCGGCAATGCCTCAGTAAAAACAGCCGATGGCGGCATGCTAATCTCTGCCACTGGCCAAGTGGCCGCGCATGCTCGACCTCTTGACTTAGTTTATATTGATGCCAAAGGCAAAACGGGGGACGGCCAACTAAAGCCATCAAGTGAATGGCGTATGCACTGGCAAATCTATCAAGACCACCCAAGTGCTGGCGGAATAGTTCACTGCCATTCTCGCTTTGCCACGGTACTGGCTTGTCAGCGCCGCAGCATACCTGCCTTTCACTATATGGTTGCCATTGCTGGTGGTGACTCTATTCCCTGCGCGCCTTACGCCTTGTACGGCAGTGAGGCATTATCCCAGGAGGTTAGCCGTACCTTATTTGAACGCAAAGCGTGCCTGCTCGCAAATCACGGCCAAATTGCCTATAACAGCGATCCAGTCAAAGCACTTTCTTTAGCCAAAGAAGTGGAAGCCTTAGCTGCAAATTATTATTACAGCTTGCAAAATGGTGGCCCCACCTTGCTTAGCGAGCAAGAAATGCGTGATGTACTCTCTCAATATGCAAATTACGGCTGCCAAAAATAG
- a CDS encoding type II secretion system F family protein has protein sequence MASGFSPAQRFVLFQSLYQASQSGENNWDHVVALLSKGEQAAKRAQLDSVAAQFADGQRVVLDELREGGVFLDWELRFLQLGLATGNLAKMYLRLAEHYRLQAAFQQRFRVHIRWPLSIVLLCIVLLPIWGLSAGAFIASDALTILVLSLFPLILVYGIRLLSSRNLFVRRGIQQAAYRLPGIGRALAQYQSYHFMNHLADCIAGGFTLSQALKQSARRLPEAPINNRYYKMAADVEGGELLSTALLRSGILVGVKLPPVSNMGDAKQVPSQLGLAIHRVCEEQSDFWSAYLPWLLLGLLPYLVLLNAWFLGR, from the coding sequence ATGGCCTCTGGATTTTCCCCTGCGCAGCGCTTCGTATTATTTCAGTCACTCTATCAGGCAAGTCAATCTGGTGAAAATAATTGGGATCACGTTGTTGCCTTGTTGAGTAAGGGAGAGCAGGCGGCAAAACGTGCTCAGCTAGACAGTGTTGCCGCGCAATTTGCCGATGGTCAGCGGGTCGTACTTGATGAGTTGCGCGAAGGTGGGGTGTTTCTCGATTGGGAGTTGCGTTTTTTACAGCTGGGTTTGGCTACAGGGAATTTGGCAAAAATGTATTTGCGCCTTGCTGAACACTATCGCTTGCAAGCTGCGTTTCAGCAGCGTTTTCGTGTTCATATTCGCTGGCCCTTATCTATTGTGTTGTTGTGCATAGTGCTGTTGCCTATCTGGGGGCTAAGTGCGGGTGCTTTTATTGCTAGTGACGCGCTGACTATCCTTGTATTGAGCTTGTTTCCGCTTATTTTGGTGTACGGGATCAGGTTATTGTCGTCACGCAATCTTTTTGTGCGGCGAGGGATTCAGCAGGCAGCTTACCGTTTACCGGGAATAGGCAGGGCCTTGGCGCAGTATCAAAGTTATCATTTTATGAATCACCTTGCTGATTGCATTGCGGGTGGATTTACCTTGTCTCAGGCGCTCAAGCAATCTGCTAGACGTTTACCAGAGGCGCCGATTAACAATCGATATTATAAAATGGCGGCTGATGTGGAGGGGGGGGAATTGCTTTCCACTGCGTTATTACGCAGTGGAATTTTAGTGGGGGTAAAATTACCACCGGTGTCTAATATGGGCGATGCTAAGCAGGTGCCTTCTCAATTGGGCTTAGCTATACATCGCGTGTGTGAAGAACAATCAGATTTTTGGTCGGCTTATCTGCCGTGGTTATTGCTAGGCTTGCTTCCGTACTTAGTTTTGCTTAATGCATGGTTTCTCGGCCGCTGA
- a CDS encoding OmpA family protein, with protein MMILRSPRGLASVIILTSAATLPLNNVANAQELAKIINLGALFNPKDPEGVANSQSILAPITKPLGDSLAPLVNAIDTALDPLTDPIDAQIGAPLLNALSPLTTPLLGALQPVTDPVDGIVADLTGGSLSDALSNIDKNMSDGDGIVNDLLGGPTVAGSGTEAGEVSPLGSISASLGMTLEPLISAIDSGLDPLTDVIDDQLLEPILNALAPATDPLLATIEPLTDPVDGLLADLTGGSLEDALTNIDDNTRDGNGLVNDLLGGGSENTASGTEEGEASILAPITGPLGDSIDNLVSTLDTTLDPITDAVDDQIGEPLLNALSPVTEPLLSALSPITDPVDGLVNDLTGGSIEDALSNNDSNTTDGDGLVNDLLGGSDASTDGDGSETSPLNTITANLGSGLATLVDAIDTGLDPLTDVVDDQLLEPILEQLAPVTEPVLAQLAPVTNPVDAIIYDLTGGSLEDALTNADDNTADGNGLVNDLLGGGTENTDSGTEAGESSAVAPITGPLGDSISNLVAMLDTALDPLTDAVDDQIGEPLLDALSPVLDPLLGALQPVTDPVDGILADVTGGSLEDALTNNDDNIDDGNGIVNDLLDGGKESSGETSPIPVVTSVVGDAIAPIIDALDQGLNPATDVVDSQLGEALLDALSPLTEPVLAIVEPITDPLDGAVADLTGGSLEDALTNNDTNTSDGNGIVNDLLGGGSSADGTAGNSLDNGLGNGPFDQPALIALLDRDLMANNPNSQGNCADQDADGVCDEQDECPETPIGMAVLASGCHLTEAAPLRLNGVFFEFDSAKLTINATAILDKAVAVIKQSDAQNIEVAGHTDGKGSDDYNLNLSQNRAISVKQYLAEHGVDGDRLSAQGYGESKPLATNDTDSGRAENRRVELTIINTEQ; from the coding sequence ATGATGATTTTACGATCGCCAAGGGGACTCGCGTCTGTAATCATATTAACTAGCGCAGCCACGCTACCGCTAAACAATGTCGCGAATGCTCAAGAGCTCGCCAAGATCATTAATTTAGGTGCTTTATTCAACCCTAAAGACCCAGAGGGTGTAGCAAATAGCCAATCTATTCTTGCCCCCATCACCAAGCCACTGGGCGACTCCCTAGCTCCGTTAGTAAATGCCATTGATACAGCACTTGACCCGCTAACAGACCCAATAGACGCGCAAATTGGTGCACCATTGCTGAATGCACTTTCTCCCCTAACTACCCCGCTACTTGGCGCACTGCAACCTGTCACCGACCCTGTTGACGGCATTGTTGCCGACCTAACGGGTGGAAGCCTTAGTGATGCGCTTTCTAATATTGATAAAAACATGTCCGACGGTGATGGTATTGTCAATGATTTACTTGGTGGGCCGACAGTAGCTGGCAGCGGCACAGAGGCCGGAGAGGTTTCCCCCCTAGGATCTATTTCTGCAAGCCTGGGCATGACCTTGGAGCCTCTCATTAGCGCTATTGATAGCGGCTTAGACCCATTGACTGATGTCATAGATGATCAACTATTAGAGCCCATCCTAAATGCACTTGCCCCGGCTACAGACCCGCTTCTTGCAACGATCGAACCGCTTACGGACCCGGTAGATGGCCTCCTTGCCGATCTAACGGGTGGCAGCTTAGAAGATGCACTTACCAATATTGATGACAACACTCGTGATGGCAATGGGCTGGTAAACGATCTATTAGGTGGTGGTTCTGAAAACACCGCTAGCGGTACCGAAGAAGGCGAGGCTTCAATTTTAGCTCCTATCACTGGCCCACTCGGCGATTCAATCGACAACTTAGTTTCTACACTGGACACCACCTTAGACCCTATTACTGATGCGGTTGATGATCAAATTGGTGAACCGTTATTAAACGCATTAAGCCCAGTTACCGAGCCACTTCTATCAGCTTTATCTCCCATAACCGACCCTGTAGATGGCCTTGTTAACGATCTTACCGGCGGCAGTATTGAAGACGCACTAAGCAACAATGACAGCAATACTACTGATGGTGACGGCCTAGTTAACGATTTACTGGGTGGTAGCGATGCATCAACAGATGGCGACGGCAGCGAAACATCACCTCTTAACACGATTACCGCCAATCTTGGTAGTGGCTTGGCCACTCTTGTCGATGCCATTGATACAGGCCTAGACCCATTAACAGACGTTGTTGACGACCAACTATTAGAGCCCATTCTAGAGCAACTCGCCCCTGTCACCGAACCCGTTTTAGCGCAGCTTGCACCTGTAACCAATCCCGTTGATGCCATCATCTACGACCTTACTGGCGGCAGCTTAGAAGACGCCCTCACCAACGCTGATGACAATACCGCTGACGGCAACGGCTTAGTGAATGATTTACTGGGTGGCGGCACAGAAAACACGGATAGTGGAACCGAAGCGGGCGAAAGCTCAGCAGTGGCTCCTATTACAGGTCCACTTGGTGACTCTATTAGCAACTTAGTAGCCATGCTTGATACAGCACTTGACCCACTAACCGATGCCGTTGACGACCAAATTGGTGAGCCATTACTTGACGCCCTATCGCCCGTCTTAGATCCTTTACTTGGTGCCTTACAACCGGTCACCGACCCAGTCGACGGTATTCTTGCCGACGTCACTGGAGGTAGTCTTGAAGACGCACTTACCAACAATGATGACAACATCGACGATGGCAATGGAATCGTAAACGACCTACTCGATGGCGGAAAAGAAAGTAGCGGTGAAACTTCCCCAATCCCCGTCGTAACAAGTGTTGTAGGCGACGCGATAGCCCCTATTATTGATGCCTTAGACCAAGGCTTGAACCCCGCCACAGACGTCGTTGACAGCCAACTTGGCGAAGCACTTCTAGATGCGCTATCACCGTTAACTGAGCCTGTTTTAGCAATCGTTGAACCCATTACAGACCCTCTTGATGGCGCGGTAGCAGACTTGACCGGCGGTAGCTTAGAAGATGCGCTTACCAACAATGACACCAACACCAGTGACGGTAATGGTATTGTAAATGACCTCTTGGGCGGCGGCAGTAGCGCTGACGGCACAGCTGGTAACAGTTTAGATAATGGCCTAGGTAATGGCCCCTTTGACCAACCCGCGCTTATTGCTTTATTAGACCGCGACCTCATGGCCAACAACCCTAACAGTCAAGGTAACTGTGCAGACCAAGATGCAGACGGTGTTTGCGACGAGCAAGACGAATGCCCAGAAACACCAATTGGCATGGCTGTTCTTGCAAGCGGCTGCCACCTGACAGAAGCTGCACCGCTGCGATTAAATGGCGTCTTCTTTGAGTTTGATAGCGCCAAATTAACCATTAATGCCACTGCCATTTTAGATAAGGCAGTCGCTGTTATTAAACAGTCAGATGCGCAAAACATTGAAGTGGCTGGACATACAGATGGCAAAGGCAGTGACGACTACAACTTGAACCTTTCGCAAAACCGCGCCATATCCGTTAAACAATACCTAGCTGAACACGGTGTTGATGGTGACCGTTTAAGCGCCCAAGGTTATGGTGAAAGTAAACCACTTGCCACTAACGACACAGACAGTGGGCGCGCTGAAAACCGTCGAGTTGAGCTCACTATTATCAACACCGAACAATAA
- a CDS encoding Orn/Lys/Arg decarboxylase N-terminal domain-containing protein: MKFRFPVVIIDEDFRSENISGSGIRDLADAISKEGMEIVGLTSYGDLTAFAQQASRASCFILSIDDEEFGDGSDETVGQALESIAEFMTAVRQRNTDIPVFLYGETRTSRHIPNEILRELHGFIHMFEDTPEFVARHIIREANKYLSSLAPPFFKALMNYASDSSYSWHCPGHSGGVAFLKSPVGQMFHQFFGENLLRADVCNAVEELGQLLDHTGPVSASENNAARIFGCDHLFFVTNGTSTSNKVVWHSTVAPGDIVVVDRNCHKSILHSIIMTGAIPVFLMPTRNHYGIIGPIPKSEFSPAAIRKKIEDHPFARHAADKKPRILTITQSTYDGIVYNVEEIKDILDSTIDTLHFDEAWLPHAAFHTFYHNMHAIGSNRPRSDDTLVFATQSTHKLLAGLSQASQILVQDGAQRKLDTHRFNESYLMHSSTSPQYAIIASCDVAAAMMDSPGGTALVEESILEALDFRRAMRKVDADYGDDWWFRVWGPETLAAEGVGDRDDWVIHSDDSWHGFGEIESGFNMLDPIKATIITPGLDVDGNFDDTGIPASIVSKYLAEHGIIIEKTGMYSFFIMFTIGITKGRWNSMVTELQQFKDDYDQNLPLWRVMPQFAEKYPQYDKVGLRDLCNNIHDVYKEYDIARITTEMYLSEMEAAMIPADAWSKMAHRQVERVAIDELEGRITAMLVTPYPPGIPLLIPGERFNHIIVRYLQFVRDFNSRFPGFETDCHGLVKERINGVDHYFVDAVIDE; encoded by the coding sequence ATGAAATTTCGTTTTCCTGTTGTCATTATTGACGAAGATTTCCGCTCCGAAAATATCTCGGGCTCTGGTATCCGCGATCTTGCCGACGCAATCAGCAAAGAAGGCATGGAAATAGTTGGATTAACCAGCTACGGCGATTTAACCGCATTCGCTCAACAAGCTAGCCGTGCCTCTTGTTTTATTCTCTCTATTGACGATGAGGAGTTTGGTGATGGCAGCGACGAGACGGTTGGCCAAGCTCTGGAATCAATCGCCGAGTTCATGACCGCCGTACGTCAACGCAATACAGATATCCCGGTTTTTCTCTATGGTGAAACCCGCACGTCTCGTCATATTCCCAATGAAATTTTACGAGAATTACACGGCTTCATTCATATGTTTGAAGACACGCCAGAGTTTGTTGCCAGACACATTATCCGCGAAGCGAATAAATATCTTTCCTCATTAGCGCCACCATTTTTCAAAGCCTTAATGAATTACGCCAGCGACAGCTCCTACTCATGGCACTGCCCTGGTCACTCTGGTGGGGTAGCCTTTTTAAAGAGCCCCGTTGGACAAATGTTTCACCAATTTTTTGGTGAAAACCTATTGCGCGCCGATGTATGCAACGCGGTAGAAGAACTCGGTCAGCTGCTCGACCACACCGGCCCGGTGAGCGCCAGTGAAAACAATGCAGCAAGAATTTTTGGTTGCGACCATTTATTCTTTGTCACCAATGGCACGTCAACGTCCAACAAGGTGGTATGGCACTCAACCGTTGCGCCAGGTGACATTGTGGTGGTTGACCGAAATTGCCATAAATCCATTTTACATAGCATTATCATGACCGGCGCTATTCCAGTTTTCCTCATGCCGACACGTAATCACTACGGCATTATTGGCCCCATTCCAAAAAGTGAATTTTCACCTGCGGCTATTCGCAAAAAAATTGAAGACCATCCCTTTGCTCGTCATGCAGCGGATAAGAAACCACGAATATTAACCATCACCCAAAGTACTTATGACGGAATTGTGTATAACGTCGAAGAAATTAAAGACATTCTCGATTCCACCATCGACACCTTACACTTTGATGAAGCCTGGCTACCCCATGCAGCCTTTCACACCTTTTATCACAATATGCATGCCATTGGCTCAAATCGGCCACGCTCAGATGACACCCTAGTATTTGCCACCCAGTCCACCCACAAACTACTGGCAGGACTATCACAGGCATCACAAATACTCGTTCAAGATGGCGCGCAACGGAAGCTAGACACCCACCGTTTTAACGAGTCATACCTAATGCACTCGTCTACCAGCCCACAATACGCGATTATTGCCTCCTGCGATGTCGCTGCGGCCATGATGGACTCGCCCGGCGGTACCGCTTTAGTTGAGGAGTCTATCCTCGAAGCGCTAGATTTCCGTCGAGCCATGCGCAAAGTAGACGCTGATTACGGTGACGACTGGTGGTTCCGAGTGTGGGGACCAGAGACCCTTGCCGCAGAAGGCGTGGGCGACCGCGATGACTGGGTTATTCACTCTGATGACAGCTGGCACGGCTTTGGCGAAATTGAATCTGGCTTCAATATGCTCGACCCCATCAAGGCGACCATCATCACCCCCGGCCTCGATGTAGATGGCAATTTTGATGACACTGGTATACCCGCTTCTATTGTCAGCAAATACCTAGCGGAACATGGCATCATCATTGAAAAAACCGGAATGTATTCCTTCTTTATCATGTTTACCATCGGGATTACCAAAGGCCGCTGGAATTCTATGGTTACCGAGTTACAGCAATTTAAAGACGACTACGACCAAAACTTACCCCTTTGGCGTGTCATGCCTCAATTTGCTGAAAAATATCCACAATATGACAAAGTGGGTTTACGTGACCTTTGCAATAATATTCACGATGTCTATAAAGAATACGACATTGCCCGCATTACCACGGAAATGTATTTATCGGAAATGGAAGCGGCGATGATACCCGCTGACGCTTGGTCAAAAATGGCCCACCGTCAAGTAGAGCGAGTCGCCATCGACGAACTAGAAGGCCGTATTACCGCCATGTTAGTAACGCCCTACCCGCCCGGTATCCCGTTATTAATACCTGGTGAGCGCTTTAATCATATTATTGTTCGCTACCTACAATTTGTTCGCGATTTTAACTCTCGATTCCCTGGTTTTGAGACAGACTGTCACGGCCTTGTTAAAGAACGCATTAATGGTGTTGACCATTATTTTGTGGATGCGGTTATCGACGAGTAA
- a CDS encoding DnaJ domain-containing protein: MIIRLLFAAIVLYGLYRFVKLVQSKPAKERRAYYITLLIGLGAAALILLSLTGRVPWVAGVIGGALPFVRQLALKYAYQRLGSGTQKNSNGGASPESAKTMNQAQALSTLGLQAGASKEEIISAHRKLMQKFHPDRGGNDFLASQINDAKDTLLNDSTG; the protein is encoded by the coding sequence ATGATCATTCGCTTACTCTTCGCCGCCATCGTCTTGTATGGCCTGTATCGCTTTGTAAAACTTGTACAAAGCAAACCCGCTAAAGAGCGACGGGCCTATTACATAACGCTCCTCATCGGCCTTGGTGCAGCGGCCCTGATTTTACTATCCTTAACCGGCCGAGTCCCTTGGGTTGCCGGCGTAATAGGTGGGGCACTCCCTTTTGTCCGCCAGCTAGCTTTAAAATACGCCTATCAGCGTCTGGGAAGTGGCACCCAAAAAAACAGCAATGGCGGAGCCAGTCCCGAATCGGCAAAGACAATGAATCAGGCGCAAGCATTATCGACTCTTGGCTTACAAGCCGGCGCCAGCAAAGAAGAGATCATTAGTGCGCATCGCAAACTGATGCAGAAATTTCACCCTGACCGCGGCGGTAACGACTTCCTCGCCAGTCAAATTAATGATGCAAAAGATACTTTGCTTAATGATTCCACAGGATAA
- the htpX gene encoding protease HtpX, which yields MMRILLFLATNLAIVLVASITLSLLGVESIMAQNGVDLDLGSLLVFCAVFGMAGSLVSLFISKWMAKRATRTQVISQPSSSQERWLMETVAELAQKAGIGMPEVGIFPSPQANAFATGWNRNSALVAVSEGLLKQMKPNEVRAVLAHEIGHVANGDMITLTLIQGVVNTFVMFFARIIGHTVDRAVFKTERGHGIAFYITTFIAEMILGILASTIVMWFSRWREFRADSAGANLAGRNDMIAALQRLQAQQGLPNDMPGEMTALAISSQKKTDLAALFSSHPPLEKRIQALRDAA from the coding sequence ATGATGCGTATTTTGTTGTTTCTGGCCACCAACCTAGCCATTGTTCTCGTTGCCAGTATCACTCTCAGTTTGCTCGGTGTCGAAAGTATTATGGCGCAAAATGGCGTCGACCTAGACCTAGGCTCATTATTGGTGTTCTGTGCCGTATTTGGTATGGCCGGTTCGCTGGTGTCACTGTTTATTTCCAAATGGATGGCCAAACGCGCCACCCGAACTCAAGTAATCTCCCAGCCAAGCTCAAGCCAAGAGCGCTGGTTAATGGAAACCGTTGCCGAACTGGCGCAAAAAGCGGGCATTGGTATGCCGGAAGTAGGCATATTCCCATCACCGCAAGCCAATGCCTTTGCCACCGGCTGGAATCGAAATTCAGCGCTGGTTGCGGTGTCTGAAGGGCTTCTTAAACAAATGAAGCCCAATGAAGTAAGAGCAGTACTCGCCCATGAAATTGGTCACGTTGCCAATGGCGACATGATTACCCTGACCCTCATTCAGGGCGTGGTAAACACCTTTGTTATGTTCTTTGCGCGAATTATTGGTCACACAGTAGATAGAGCTGTATTTAAAACAGAGCGCGGCCACGGAATTGCTTTTTACATTACCACCTTCATCGCTGAAATGATTTTGGGTATTTTGGCCTCAACTATTGTTATGTGGTTTTCTCGCTGGCGTGAATTCCGCGCCGACTCAGCGGGCGCAAATCTCGCTGGCCGCAACGATATGATTGCAGCTCTACAGCGCCTACAGGCGCAACAAGGGCTACCCAACGATATGCCCGGAGAAATGACGGCACTGGCCATTAGCAGCCAAAAGAAAACGGATCTCGCCGCACTATTTAGCTCCCACCCCCCTCTTGAAAAACGAATTCAGGCGCTTCGAGACGCAGCCTAA
- a CDS encoding putative porin, which yields MKKIVLASAIALAATGQAYADYQFEVGGVYTDGEISSVDYDGLGVAGEFHFDKVDTSKGPLAEASFLDKSSFVNFSFISIEPDVANADDVDTTNIGGRFVTANNIIIEADWATVDTGNDDDDTIRVGVGTYLNDNTDVVVSYSTDDDTDVLDATFHGLNSLSQGASVGYDVTVAYIDTDDDSGYQIGVGGTYYFNNMFGLGLNASVQDVGDYSSDRIGISASFFPNEQVELLATIFDDGGDADGNGLLIGGAVRF from the coding sequence ATGAAAAAGATTGTTTTAGCAAGTGCCATCGCTTTGGCTGCAACTGGCCAAGCATACGCAGATTATCAATTTGAAGTGGGTGGTGTTTACACTGATGGCGAAATAAGTAGCGTAGACTACGACGGCCTCGGTGTTGCAGGTGAATTTCATTTTGACAAAGTAGACACAAGCAAGGGACCACTGGCTGAAGCCAGCTTCCTAGACAAATCTTCTTTCGTTAACTTTAGCTTTATCAGCATCGAGCCCGATGTCGCTAATGCTGACGATGTAGATACCACTAACATTGGCGGTCGCTTCGTTACTGCAAACAATATCATTATAGAAGCAGACTGGGCGACAGTAGACACAGGTAACGACGATGACGACACAATCCGTGTCGGCGTAGGTACCTACTTAAACGACAATACTGATGTTGTTGTAAGCTACAGCACCGACGACGACACTGATGTCTTAGATGCTACATTCCACGGTTTAAATTCTCTAAGCCAAGGTGCCTCAGTTGGCTACGATGTCACGGTTGCGTATATTGATACAGACGATGACAGCGGCTACCAAATTGGCGTTGGCGGCACCTACTACTTCAACAATATGTTTGGCCTAGGCTTAAATGCATCTGTTCAAGATGTAGGTGACTACTCTAGCGACCGTATCGGCATTAGCGCGTCTTTCTTCCCAAATGAGCAAGTCGAGCTACTTGCTACGATCTTTGATGATGGTGGTGATGCAGACGGCAACGGACTTCTTATCGGCGGCGCAGTACGCTTCTAA